A window from Corynebacterium urealyticum DSM 7109 encodes these proteins:
- the yidC gene encoding membrane protein insertase YidC: protein MLNFIYYPISAVLWFWHKVFGYVLDPTAGITWALSIVFLVVTIRILLVKPTANQLRSSRKMQEFQPKMKELQRKYANDQQKLMVEVRKAQQEMGVRPMAACLPMLVQMPIFIGLFHVLRSFNRTGTGTGQLGMSIEETRNTPNYVFGVEEVQSFLDARLFGAPLSSYISMDPSGYGAFSPAGIAPDFTKANIIAVVLPLMLGAAVIMHFTARLSLNRNKKRQANNPKPAADDLKAQQMQMQMDMMQRIMLWFMPLIILAGGFLWQVGLALYMFTNGLWTFIQQRILFGIMDKEEEEERQAKLEARRTSAPKPGAKPQNNKKRKK from the coding sequence GTGCTGAATTTTATTTATTACCCGATTTCAGCGGTCCTGTGGTTCTGGCACAAAGTGTTTGGCTATGTGCTCGACCCGACCGCGGGCATCACGTGGGCGCTTTCCATCGTCTTCCTCGTGGTGACCATCCGTATCCTGCTGGTCAAGCCCACCGCTAACCAGCTCCGCTCCTCGCGCAAGATGCAGGAGTTCCAGCCGAAGATGAAGGAACTCCAGCGCAAGTACGCCAATGATCAGCAGAAGCTGATGGTTGAGGTGCGCAAGGCGCAGCAGGAGATGGGTGTCCGCCCGATGGCGGCCTGCCTCCCGATGCTGGTTCAGATGCCGATCTTCATCGGCCTGTTCCACGTGCTGCGTTCCTTCAACCGCACCGGCACGGGCACTGGGCAGCTCGGCATGAGCATTGAGGAGACCCGTAACACCCCGAACTACGTCTTCGGCGTGGAAGAGGTGCAGTCCTTCCTCGACGCCCGCCTGTTCGGTGCGCCGCTGTCCTCCTATATCTCCATGGACCCCTCCGGTTACGGCGCCTTCTCCCCGGCAGGCATCGCCCCGGACTTCACGAAGGCGAACATCATCGCCGTGGTCCTGCCGCTGATGCTGGGCGCTGCGGTGATTATGCACTTCACCGCTCGCCTGTCCCTGAACCGCAATAAGAAGCGTCAGGCGAATAACCCGAAGCCGGCAGCTGATGACCTGAAGGCTCAGCAGATGCAGATGCAGATGGACATGATGCAGCGCATCATGCTGTGGTTCATGCCGCTGATCATCCTCGCCGGTGGTTTCCTCTGGCAGGTTGGTCTGGCCCTGTACATGTTCACCAACGGTCTGTGGACTTTCATCCAGCAGCGCATCCTGTTCGGCATCATGGATAAGGAAGAGGAGGAGGAGCGCCAGGCGAAGCTCGAGGCTCGCCGCACCTCCGCCCCGAAGCCGGGCGCGAAGCCGCAGAATAATAAGAAGCGGAAGAAGTAG
- the rsmG gene encoding 16S rRNA (guanine(527)-N(7))-methyltransferase RsmG, with amino-acid sequence MSWKATRMFHVKHRDSDASRNQSPNPASADSNKGAAAAGGSAREQQITSLTPDNHGGELQVDGLRPENLVEVFGDRAPLAERYAQWLETAGIQRGLIGPREVPRIWDRHIMNSAVLEEIIEDGERVIDVGSGAGLPGIPLAIARPNVKVQLLEPLLRRTKFLEEVVEDLGLDNVEVHRGRAEEKAIVRKLAGADVVTSRAVAPLGRLCQWSLPLARVGGQMRALKGSSVAEELERDKAQIDKVGGGKRSVVELGEGVLEESTFAVIVEKAR; translated from the coding sequence TTGTCGTGGAAAGCCACTAGAATGTTTCACGTGAAACATCGTGATTCTGACGCTTCGAGAAACCAATCCCCCAACCCGGCTTCTGCGGATTCCAACAAGGGTGCCGCGGCGGCCGGCGGCTCTGCCCGTGAGCAGCAGATCACGTCCCTAACGCCGGATAACCACGGGGGCGAGCTGCAGGTCGATGGGCTGCGTCCAGAGAACCTGGTTGAGGTCTTTGGTGACCGCGCTCCCCTGGCCGAGCGTTACGCCCAGTGGCTCGAGACTGCCGGGATCCAGCGCGGGCTCATCGGTCCTCGCGAAGTGCCGCGCATCTGGGATCGCCACATCATGAACTCCGCAGTGCTCGAGGAGATCATCGAGGACGGCGAGCGAGTCATCGACGTCGGCTCCGGCGCGGGCCTTCCGGGCATCCCGCTGGCCATCGCGCGGCCGAATGTGAAGGTTCAGCTGCTGGAGCCGCTCCTGCGCCGCACCAAGTTCCTCGAGGAGGTTGTCGAGGACCTTGGCCTGGACAACGTCGAGGTCCACCGTGGACGCGCGGAAGAAAAGGCAATTGTCCGGAAGCTGGCGGGCGCGGACGTCGTCACCTCCCGCGCCGTCGCACCGCTGGGCCGTCTCTGCCAGTGGTCCCTCCCCCTCGCCCGTGTGGGTGGGCAGATGCGTGCTTTGAAGGGCAGTTCCGTAGCTGAAGAGCTGGAGCGGGATAAGGCCCAGATTGATAAGGTTGGCGGAGGGAAACGCTCCGTAGTTGAGCTGGGCGAGGGCGTGCTGGAGGAATCCACCTTCGCCGTCATTGTGGAAAAGGCGCGTTAA
- the rnpA gene encoding ribonuclease P protein component has translation MLAPEHRLRSSALFSTVVKKGARKGSRTLVVHLWTPEPGPDAPLELTGGPRAGLIVSKAVGNAVVRHAVSRKLRAVLATIIDEDATAASPQLQETSFVVVRALPGSAEASSKELESDVRRCLSRLSR, from the coding sequence ATGCTGGCACCGGAACACCGTCTCCGCTCCTCAGCGCTGTTTAGCACCGTGGTGAAGAAGGGTGCGCGCAAGGGTAGCCGCACCCTCGTCGTCCACCTCTGGACCCCGGAGCCAGGCCCCGACGCCCCGCTGGAGCTGACCGGCGGACCTCGCGCGGGCCTCATCGTCTCCAAGGCGGTCGGCAACGCCGTGGTCCGCCACGCTGTCTCCCGCAAGTTGCGCGCCGTCCTGGCCACCATCATCGATGAGGACGCCACCGCGGCGTCCCCGCAGCTGCAGGAGACCAGCTTTGTGGTGGTGCGCGCCCTTCCCGGCAGCGCGGAGGCTAGCAGTAAGGAGTTGGAGTCCGATGTGCGACGCTGCCTCTCCCGGCTCTCCCGCTGA
- the yidD gene encoding membrane protein insertion efficiency factor YidD: protein MARRAVLAYQEFLSPLKMGPSCRFEPTCSNYALTALERHGLFKGLLLSIGRLLRCAPWHPGGWDPVPPR from the coding sequence ATGGCTCGGCGAGCAGTGCTGGCCTATCAAGAATTTCTTTCGCCCCTTAAAATGGGGCCATCATGCCGCTTCGAGCCGACCTGCAGTAATTACGCTCTCACGGCGTTGGAAAGGCATGGTCTGTTCAAGGGGCTGTTACTGTCAATAGGTCGGCTGTTGCGCTGTGCCCCTTGGCATCCGGGCGGGTGGGACCCCGTTCCGCCCCGCTAG